In Solenopsis invicta isolate M01_SB chromosome 1, UNIL_Sinv_3.0, whole genome shotgun sequence, one genomic interval encodes:
- the LOC105197591 gene encoding probable cation-transporting ATPase 13A3 encodes MLNANGVNDYKKSDVLWQKIHTDQNEHLCIYGFKKSSLRITLTYVSYVLSIGLVRLLFHWYPRLHLYATHRKCALNCATKILVIDDYQGYKSYFVRDVRKISTKDTSEKSLLATLGTVDQDLLEKIKDKELKINLENGTLCEVHEYKAFWCKKKCYIWDTTKNMFSKLVGLENGTMCSDLYLLRANGLSKEEQLLRRIVYGNNDIVVPLQSIGVLLLLEVLNPFYIFQVFSMSVWLAEDYFYYIIALGLMSLFGIISSIVQTRKNQINLHGTVASSENVRVLRDTGIFENISSKELVPGDLIELPNHQAILMCDAVLLTGQCILNESMLTGESVPVTKTSLPLHHTLYNAREHTYHTLYSGTTIIQTKYHKDQPVLARVIRTGFLTNKGALIAAILHPPPADFKFDKDSYKFIGILAFIAFCGCIYTVITKASRGILADDVAIKALDIITIVVPSALPAAMIVGKLYAQVRLKYEQIYCINNRIINVSGSINCVCFDKTGTLTEDGMDMWGIVPCTNGIFAEAETDISKLKDHPLFEGMLVCHNLTLIDGELCGDPLDAKMFESTKWILKDSDYTHVDKYNSMAPIVVRPPESTSSTKNLNEITEISIIQQYQFSSDLQRMSVIVRAAGTDNFRAYTKGSPEMIIKLSKTETVPKNIMSVLEQFTRQGFRVIAMGRRATISKSSAESAYLCSSISKLSREAVERDLEFLGLVILENRLKKPTTRVITELREANIRVLMITGDNIQTAVSVARECGIISVKEYIVDITVASNKEKDRPEIIFNVQSRSPRLSSPDQDYVMSSNVIKDIECGIADCNYRFALTGQTWQAMRKYYPELVDRVCVRSAIFARMSSDQKQQLVVELMQLGYYVAMCGDGTNDCGALRAAHVGISLSKAEASVASPFTSRVPDISCVPKVIREGRAALVTSFGIFKLMIAYSLTEFFSVIILYSIDSNLTDLQFLFIDICLCLNFVFFFSKTRASKKKLSKKAPMTSMLSFTPLLSLTVYMFVTIVFQEIVYHGVRQFSWFTPFVPTSNTGYTCYENYSVFCLSMFQYITTAIVFSRGKPYRRAIYTNGAFLFSILVSTAICIYITVYPANWIINALELVLPPVYDWRLIILALALANFFISLFIEGFVIERVIENILKRKLYKPEKSKKRYLKIEYELKNCENWPKFKKLPILSSLRKEDGSQNIASITHCNRYSQIDVSNNQTMNDFSYSSKLLRERTNKENGFENFGFANDQV; translated from the exons ATGCTCAATGCTAATG gGGTGAACGACTACAAAAAGTCGGATGTTTTATGGCAGAAAATTCATACTGATCAAAATGAACACCTG TGTATTTACGGATTCAAGAAAAGTTCGCTAAGAATCACTTTGACATACGTATCATACGTATTGTCTATCGGATTAGTTCGGCTATTATTTCATTGGTATCCTCGACTACACCTGTATGCGACTCATCGAAAATGTGCTTTAAATTGCGCGACAAAAATACTCGTAATA GATGATTATCAAGGATATAAGTCGTATTTTGTGCGAGATGTCAGAAAGATTTCTACCAAAGATACAAG TGAGAAAAGTTTGTTGGCCACTTTGGGTACCGTTGACCAAGATCTCTTAGAGAAAATCAAGGACaaagaattgaaaattaatttagagaACGGCACGCTTTGCGAGGTTCACGAATACAAGGCTTTTTGgtgtaaaaagaaatgttacatttGGGATACCACGAAAAATATGTTCTCGAAGCTCGTAGGACTTGAGAATGGTACAATGTGTTCCGATCTCTACCTTTTGCGCGCTAACGGCTTATCTAAGGAAGAACAATTACTTAG GCGCATCGTCTATGGAAATAATGACATAGTAGTTCCGCTTCAGAGTATCGGCGTACTACTATTGTTGGAAGTTTTAAATCCCTtctacatttttcaagtattttccATGTCCGTATGGCTCGCGgaggattatttttattacattatagcTCTAGGGTTAATGTCGCTGTTTGGAATAATAAGCTCTATAGTGCAAACGCGTAAG AACCAAATAAATCTACATGGTACCGTTGCATCGTCAGAAAATGTACGTGTACTACGCGACACTGGTATTTTCGAGAATATTTCTAGTAAGGAATTGGTACCTGGTGATCTTATAGAATTACCGAATCATCAAGCGATTCTTATGTGCGACGCGGTTCTATTAACTGGGCAGTGTATATTAAACGAATCAATGTTAACag GCGAGTCTGTGCCAGTAACGAAAACATCCTTACCATTACACCATACATTGTACAACGCTAGAGAGCATACGTATCACACGTTGTACAGCGGTACTACTATAATACAAACTAA ATATCACAAAGATCAACCAGTTCTCGCGAGAGTAATCAGAACTGGTTTTTTAACTAATAAAGGTGCTCTGATCGCCGCTATATTACATCCACCTCCAGCGGATTTCAAATTTGATAaagattcatataaatttattggcaTTTTGGCATTCATCGCATTTTGTGGCTGTATATATACTGTAATAACAAAG gcGTCGAGAGGAATTTTAGCTGACGATGTAGCGATAAAAGCATTAGACATAATTACGATAGTCGTACCATCAGCATTACCGGCCGCGATGATCGTAGGAAAGTTATATGCTCAAGTGAGACTGAAATATGAGCAAATCTATTGTATTAATAACAGGATCATAAATGTTTCCGGTAGCATAAATTGCGTATGTTTCGATAAG ACGGGAACATTGACCGAGGATGGAATGGACATGTGGGGCATTGTACCGTGTACAAATGGCATTTTTGCCGAGGCCGAGACAGATATATCCAAGCTCAAAGATCATCCTCTTTTCGAAGGGATGCTAGTTTGTCACAATTTAACACTTATCGATGGAGAACTTTGTGGAGATCCTTTGGACGCAAAG ATGTTTGAAAGTACCAAATGGATATTGAAGGATTCGGATTACACGCACGTGGATAAATATAATTCGATGGCACCGATTGTCGTGAGGCCACCGGAGAGCACAAGCTCGACGAAAAATCTGAATGAAATCACGGAGATTAGTATAATACAACAATATCAGTTCTCAAGTGATTTACAACGAATGTCCGTGATCGTGCGCGCAGCGGGAACAGATAATTTCAGAGCTTACACGAAGGGCTCTCCCGAGATGATAATCAAACTAAGTAAAACGGAAACTGTACCGAAGAACATCATGTCCGTTTTGGAGCAATTTACGAGACAGGGATTTCGCGTGATAGCTATGGGCCGTAGAGCGACAATCTCCAAAAGTAGTGCAGAG AGTGCGTACTTATGTTCGTCGATATCGAAATTGTCTCGAGAAGCGGTGGAACGGGACTTGGAATTCTTGGGACTAGTCATTTTGGAAAATCGGTTGAAAAAACCAACGACACGAGTGATTACGGAACTAAGAGAAGCCAACATACGCGTACTGATGATTACAG GAGATAATATTCAAACCGCGGTGAGCGTCGCGAGAGAATGTGGAATAATTTCGGTCAAAGAATACATTGTTGACATAACTGTAGCCTCGAACAAAGAAAAGGATCGTCCAGAGATCATTTTCAACGTGCAGTCTCGCTCTCCAAGATTG AGCTCGCCAGATCAAGACTACGTGATGTCATCAAATGTGATCAAAGATATAGAATGCGGTATAGCCGATTGCAATTATAGATTCGCCTTGACGGGCCAAACGTGGCAAGCGATGCGAAAGTATTATCCCGAACTTGTAGACCGCGTTTGCGTACGTAGTGCGATATTCGCCAGAATGAGCAGCGATCAGAAGCAACAATTGGTCGTGGAGCTAATGCAACTCGGTTATTACGTAG CCATGTGTGGTGACGGTACTAACGATTGCGGAGCGTTAAGGGCCGCGCACGTCGGTATATCGCTATCCAAAGCAGAAGCCAG cgTGGCCAGTCCGTTCACCTCGAGAGTACCCGACATAAGCTGCGTCCCAAAAGTAATAAGGGAAGGACGCGCCGCTTTAGTTACGTCGTTTGGGATCTTTAAATTAATGATCGCGTATTCCCTTACCGAATTCTTTTCCGTCATAATACTGTACTCCATAGATTCGAACTTGACGGATCTACAATTTCTGTTTATCGATATCTGTTTATGTCTCAACTTTGTCTTTTTCTTCTCCAAGACTCGCGCgtctaagaaaaaattatccAAGAAAGCACCGATGACGAGTATGCTAAGCTTCACTCCACTTTTATCTCTAACAGTGTACATGTTCGTGACGATCGTTTTTCAAGAAATAGTATACCACGGCGTTCGGCAATTCTCATGGTTCACCCCGTTCGTTCCTACCAGCAACACTGGATACACGTGTTACGAAAACTATTCGGTCTTCTGCCTCTCCATGTTTCAATACATCACGACGGCGATTGTATTTTCACGCGGGAAGCCTTACAGACGTGCGATCTACACGAACGGCGCATTTTTGTTCTCCATACTGGTATCAACGGCCATATGCATATACATTACGGTTTATCCCGCAAATTGGATAATAAACGCGCTGGAGTTGGTTTTACCACCCGTTTACGACTGGAGACTCATTATCCTAGCGCTCGCTCTAGccaacttttttatttctcttttcatcGAAGGCTTCGTAATAGAGCGCGTCATTGAAAATATCTTGAAGAGAAAACTATACAAGCCGGAAAAATCCAAGAAACGATACCTAAAGATAGAATACGAATTGAAGAACTGTGAAAATTGGCCGAAATTCAAGAAACTGCCAATATTATCTAGCCTGCGGAAAGAAGATGGCTCGCAAAATATCGCCAGTATTACGCACTGTAACAGATACAGTCAGATTGACGTTTCGAACAATCAAACGATGAATGATTTTAGCTACTCAAGCAAGTTACTGAGAGAACGGACCAACAAAGAAAATGGATTTGAAAATTTTGGCTTTGCAAATGATCAAGTATAA